In one window of Cytophagaceae bacterium ABcell3 DNA:
- a CDS encoding MBOAT family O-acyltransferase, which yields MSYVFYGWWDWRFLLLIFASSLIDFILGSAISKSREKNLRRVYLSLSILFNLGCLGLFKYYNFFIESFVEMTAAFGLQANVTSLSLILPVGISFYTFQTLSYTIDVYRKQIDAVKDPVVFFAFVSFLPQLVAGPIERARNLIPQFQGQKIFDYDKAVNGMRLILWGLFKKVVIADGAALAVERIFSNYESMSVAYLALGAILFAVQIYGDFSGYSDIAIGVAALLGFNLMVNFKTPYFSRDISEFWRRWHISLSTWFRDYLYIPIGGNRGTMLKVVRNTFVIFLVSGFWHGANWTYIFWGGLNALYFLPLLLANRNRKHLDTVAENRYLPSMKEILQMTFTFVLVCFAWIFFRAESLSHAFGYIQGFWANPLWESKLVISVHYFYMLGVFLLIEWLIREKGFSATVADSSVFLRRCTYTMLFLCIVFFGVFNGSEFIYFQF from the coding sequence GTGAGTTACGTTTTTTATGGATGGTGGGACTGGAGGTTTTTATTATTGATCTTTGCCAGCTCGTTGATAGACTTTATTCTAGGAAGTGCTATTTCCAAGTCAAGGGAGAAGAATCTCAGGCGTGTGTACCTTTCGCTCAGTATTTTGTTTAACCTAGGTTGTTTGGGGCTGTTCAAATATTACAATTTTTTCATAGAGTCTTTTGTGGAAATGACTGCTGCCTTCGGGTTGCAGGCAAATGTTACCTCTTTGTCGCTGATATTGCCTGTAGGTATTAGTTTTTACACCTTTCAGACGCTAAGTTATACCATTGATGTTTATAGAAAGCAAATTGATGCAGTAAAGGATCCGGTCGTTTTTTTTGCTTTTGTAAGCTTTTTACCTCAATTGGTGGCTGGCCCAATAGAACGGGCTCGGAACCTTATCCCGCAATTTCAGGGGCAAAAAATTTTTGATTATGATAAAGCTGTCAATGGCATGCGCCTTATTTTGTGGGGCTTGTTCAAAAAAGTGGTTATTGCAGATGGGGCTGCTCTAGCGGTAGAGCGTATTTTCAGCAATTATGAGTCAATGTCTGTTGCTTATTTGGCACTAGGGGCGATATTGTTTGCTGTACAGATTTACGGAGACTTTTCAGGTTACTCTGATATAGCCATTGGCGTGGCCGCTTTGTTGGGTTTTAATCTTATGGTGAATTTTAAAACACCTTATTTTTCAAGAGATATAAGTGAATTTTGGCGACGGTGGCATATTTCTTTATCAACCTGGTTTAGAGATTATCTATACATTCCCATAGGAGGCAACCGGGGAACTATGCTTAAAGTGGTAAGAAATACCTTTGTGATTTTCCTTGTCAGTGGTTTTTGGCATGGTGCTAATTGGACGTATATTTTCTGGGGCGGGTTAAACGCACTTTACTTTCTTCCCTTACTGCTTGCTAATAGAAACCGTAAGCACCTAGACACCGTAGCAGAAAATAGGTATTTGCCTAGCATGAAAGAAATATTGCAAATGACTTTCACTTTCGTATTGGTATGTTTTGCTTGGATTTTCTTCAGGGCGGAGAGCCTTAGTCATGCTTTTGGGTACATTCAAGGGTTTTGGGCGAACCCTTTGTGGGAGTCTAAACTTGTTATTTCTGTCCATTACTTTTACATGTTAGGTGTTTTTTTATTGATAGAATGGTTGATTAGGGAAAAAGGTTTTTCAGCTACAGTAGCCGATAGTTCTGTTTTCTTACGAAGATGTACATATACGATGCTTTTTCTATGTATTGTGTTTTTTGGTGTATTCAATGGTTCTGAGTTCATATATTTTCAGTTTTAG
- a CDS encoding transposase: MLRRHYKKKSSGFKQWEQKEHAEDYLVFPDNIGEHLSIDEVALSKGELYTFITNKNGRGKRGSLVASVKGTLSANIIQVLEKIPLEQRNKVKEVTLDMAKNMESSARTCFPMANLVTDRFHVVRLALEALQHIRVNQRWVELDMENKAIEAAKKNGVRYKAPLLPNGDTPKQLLARCRYVFAKKKADWTQSQEQRANIAFENYPDLKKAYDHVLEFRLIYESNTKISAEKKFNEWINKTHEMEIKEFLTVANTVSNHMSNILNFFDNRSTNANAESFNSKIKLFRANLRGVVDTRFFLFRLSKLFA; this comes from the coding sequence TTGTTGAGGAGGCACTATAAGAAGAAAAGCAGTGGGTTTAAGCAGTGGGAACAAAAAGAGCATGCAGAAGACTATTTGGTCTTTCCGGACAATATCGGAGAGCATCTCAGTATAGACGAAGTTGCACTGTCAAAAGGAGAGTTGTACACTTTTATTACCAATAAAAACGGGAGAGGCAAAAGAGGCTCTTTGGTAGCTTCTGTAAAAGGCACATTGTCGGCAAATATCATACAAGTTCTGGAGAAAATCCCTCTGGAACAAAGGAATAAAGTAAAGGAAGTAACCCTTGACATGGCAAAAAACATGGAGTCATCCGCAAGAACATGTTTCCCCATGGCAAATTTGGTTACAGACCGCTTTCATGTAGTAAGGCTGGCCCTGGAGGCTCTACAACATATAAGGGTCAATCAAAGATGGGTTGAACTGGATATGGAAAACAAGGCTATCGAAGCTGCCAAAAAGAATGGCGTTAGGTATAAAGCACCCTTATTGCCCAATGGGGACACCCCAAAGCAACTTTTGGCCCGCTGCAGGTATGTCTTTGCCAAAAAGAAAGCTGATTGGACTCAAAGCCAAGAGCAGAGAGCCAACATAGCTTTTGAAAATTATCCAGACCTCAAAAAAGCTTATGACCATGTTCTTGAGTTTAGGCTAATATATGAAAGCAACACAAAAATTTCCGCTGAAAAAAAGTTTAATGAATGGATCAATAAAACTCATGAGATGGAAATTAAAGAATTTTTAACGGTAGCAAATACAGTAAGCAACCATATGAGCAATATTCTAAACTTCTTTGACAATAGATCTACCAATGCAAATGCGGAATCTTTTAATTCAAAAATAAAGCTCTTCAGGGCAAACTTAAGAGGCGTTGTAGATACCAGGTTTTTCTTGTTCAGGCTCTCTAAGCTTTTTGCTTAA
- a CDS encoding DUF1574 family protein, whose product MRKFVFNLLKTLAYLGLSYVMFVCALVFTGDGYLQNIVDARGGVGHSLVRFSEAENVSDVDVCFIGSSHAYRGFDTRFFDKEGLSAVNLGSPIQTPFNTYFVLNEYLEKVNPKVVVIETYWNMLVNDGTESAIDLISNIGFTSNMLEMAWEKKRDIRFLNSAFLGWLKYSFFDVAQKDIPHDIYISGGFVMSDTIANLPGFERKILSSKWDVHPVQMEYLGKILDLCQSKNIRVMLVSAPVTRELYHSVQKDYEAKYYNPIHDLAVRYGIPFWDYNYSEDVKLDALTHFFDTNHLTQAGVELFNQHFISRFKREVYEVDLMAETVEEEVNIL is encoded by the coding sequence ATGAGGAAGTTTGTTTTTAATTTATTGAAGACTTTGGCCTATTTGGGACTTTCTTATGTGATGTTTGTCTGTGCTTTAGTTTTTACAGGAGATGGGTATTTGCAAAACATTGTAGATGCCAGGGGAGGGGTAGGACATAGTTTAGTGCGCTTTAGTGAAGCTGAAAACGTTTCTGATGTAGATGTTTGTTTTATAGGCTCTTCTCACGCCTACAGGGGTTTTGATACCAGGTTTTTTGATAAGGAAGGTTTGTCTGCTGTAAATCTTGGTTCTCCTATACAAACACCTTTTAATACCTATTTTGTGCTGAATGAATATTTGGAAAAGGTTAATCCTAAAGTAGTTGTAATAGAAACTTATTGGAACATGTTGGTCAATGACGGTACAGAGTCGGCTATAGATCTTATATCTAATATTGGTTTTACAAGCAATATGCTTGAAATGGCCTGGGAGAAAAAACGTGATATCAGGTTTCTGAACTCTGCTTTTTTAGGTTGGTTGAAATATAGCTTTTTTGATGTTGCACAAAAGGATATTCCGCATGATATTTATATATCAGGTGGCTTTGTTATGTCCGATACCATTGCCAACCTGCCAGGTTTCGAACGTAAAATATTGTCTTCTAAATGGGACGTGCATCCAGTGCAAATGGAATATTTGGGTAAAATTCTCGATTTGTGCCAGTCTAAAAATATTCGGGTAATGCTGGTTTCCGCTCCTGTTACCAGAGAATTGTATCATTCGGTTCAAAAAGATTATGAAGCTAAGTATTATAACCCTATTCATGACCTCGCTGTAAGATATGGTATTCCTTTTTGGGATTATAATTACTCAGAAGACGTAAAACTAGACGCTTTAACGCACTTTTTTGATACTAACCACTTAACTCAAGCTGGTGTAGAGCTTTTTAACCAGCATTTTATAAGTAGGTTTAAAAGAGAAGTGTATGAAGTTGATTTAATGGCAGAAACAGTTGAAGAGGAAGTAAATATATTGTAA
- a CDS encoding sodium-dependent bicarbonate transport family permease — MNIQLLLENLTNPALLFFILGIVAVSLKSDLKIPANSSKFISLYLLFSIGFKGGQELSHEHFTNEILWSMFFGVGVSVAIPLYTFFILKQKLNIFDSGAIAAAYGSVSAVTFVTAVGYLEMQQYEIRGHMVAIMALMESPAIIAGLILITIYNKNTEDTIDKASALKHSFTNGSVLMILGSLAIGFLASEKHAEGIKPFTTDIFKGFLAIFLLDMGIASGKRLKAFLNAGYFPMFFAIIIPILNGVIVAFLSAFVTQDIGSRFVFAILAASASYIAVPAAMKIAVPKANPGMFLPMTLAVTFPVNITIGMPIYFWLVCTF, encoded by the coding sequence ATGAATATTCAACTATTACTCGAAAACTTGACCAATCCGGCGTTGTTATTCTTTATACTCGGCATTGTAGCGGTTTCGTTAAAGAGCGATCTAAAAATCCCTGCAAACTCGTCAAAGTTTATCTCTTTATACCTGTTGTTTAGTATTGGCTTTAAAGGTGGCCAAGAGCTATCACACGAACATTTTACAAATGAGATTTTGTGGTCTATGTTTTTTGGTGTAGGGGTCTCAGTAGCAATTCCATTGTATACTTTCTTTATATTAAAGCAGAAACTCAATATTTTTGACTCGGGCGCAATTGCCGCAGCTTATGGTTCGGTCAGTGCTGTTACCTTTGTAACGGCTGTTGGATACCTAGAAATGCAGCAATATGAAATTCGTGGTCATATGGTAGCCATTATGGCATTGATGGAGTCGCCCGCAATCATTGCAGGCCTAATTTTGATAACCATTTATAATAAAAATACAGAAGACACCATTGACAAAGCCTCGGCCCTTAAGCATTCATTTACCAATGGCAGCGTTTTGATGATCCTGGGAAGCTTGGCAATTGGCTTTCTAGCCAGCGAAAAACATGCTGAAGGGATAAAACCTTTTACAACAGATATTTTTAAAGGCTTTCTGGCTATTTTTCTTCTGGATATGGGAATTGCAAGTGGCAAACGTCTAAAAGCCTTTCTTAACGCAGGGTATTTTCCAATGTTCTTTGCCATAATCATACCTATACTGAATGGCGTTATAGTAGCTTTCTTGAGCGCTTTTGTAACTCAAGATATAGGGAGTAGGTTTGTTTTTGCCATTCTTGCTGCCAGTGCTTCTTATATTGCAGTACCTGCAGCGATGAAAATTGCCGTACCGAAAGCTAACCCAGGCATGTTCCTACCTATGACCCTGGCAGTTACATTTCCAGTAAACATTACCATAGGCATGCCAATTTACTTTTGGCTGGTATGTACTTTCTAA
- a CDS encoding ceramidase domain-containing protein, producing MPTYLQNNWFYIFALTCAGLLLLMDPIPQSSMYHHFADQRTCFSIPHFHNVWTNIPFVAIGVWGLFSTRLSSYPPLLRQISQILFIGFVLTGLGSGYYHLDPHNATLLWDRLPMTIIFISFFSLIFTQAYGLEKGKPIFYFGLPIGILSVIYWYVTEKAGSGDLRPYVFTQFFPMLALPIILVSGKRKLQNMRLIIIILLCYVIAKVFEHFDHEIMHALSYSGHALKHLAAALAMYFMYRYIGKSTYKAS from the coding sequence ATGCCAACATACTTACAAAACAACTGGTTTTATATTTTTGCGTTAACGTGTGCAGGATTGCTTTTGCTGATGGATCCAATTCCTCAAAGCAGTATGTACCATCATTTTGCTGATCAGAGAACATGCTTTTCCATACCCCACTTTCATAATGTATGGACAAATATCCCTTTTGTGGCCATAGGGGTTTGGGGTTTATTTTCTACCAGGCTTAGCTCTTATCCTCCACTTTTACGTCAGATTAGCCAGATACTTTTTATAGGGTTTGTTTTAACAGGATTGGGTTCCGGGTATTATCATCTGGATCCGCATAACGCTACCTTGTTGTGGGACCGCTTGCCCATGACCATTATCTTTATAAGCTTTTTTAGCCTAATTTTTACCCAAGCTTATGGTTTAGAGAAAGGAAAGCCAATATTCTACTTTGGCTTACCGATAGGTATTCTTTCGGTCATTTATTGGTACGTTACAGAAAAGGCCGGATCAGGCGACCTGCGCCCTTATGTTTTTACACAGTTTTTTCCCATGCTGGCTTTGCCTATTATACTCGTTTCTGGGAAAAGAAAACTCCAAAACATGAGACTGATTATCATTATATTGCTATGTTATGTAATAGCCAAAGTATTTGAACATTTTGACCATGAAATCATGCATGCCCTGTCTTATAGCGGCCATGCCCTTAAGCATCTTGCAGCAGCATTGGCCATGTATTTTATGTATAGGTATATTGGGAAATCCACATACAAAGCATCCTAA
- a CDS encoding MFS transporter produces MKKARFNLFITQFYGVFNDNLLKSLICFVAVYWLSPENRSMVIPCASALLVLPFILFSPLAGALAQRYPKQQILQLCKLAELPIMAIAITGFYFQSLAVVMFALLLMALQSAIYSPSKYGLIKEISQEEGLSETVGIMEMLSFAAVLLGTTLAGFIADAREIQTLLLATALAVPAIMGYVSSTRITRSEAANKKDTSISLNPYTFTKSAWKQAKSFKGVNSSLVGLGIFWLVASIVQMNLLVHCPERLGFTPTQTGFVTAALAIGIGLGCFAAGRVTKSRLEIGIVPFAGIGLSLATMALSFNLSPTFFIVVLIIAAFLGGLFKVPLDAWVQERSSKEKLGQILALSNMVVFIFFLLSAALFALAQPIIGSKGIFLLTGGIMSVTSLVCFIKLPAAVVRFILWTLAHTIYKLRISGMENISKTQGAILVCNHVSLLDSLLVVAAVPRNTRFVMHEKVYHNPWLHWFFKSVNMIPVGDNKSKEDLWNFTMKCKQELDNQHMVCLFTEGQISRNGHLLEFKKGIEYLIKASKAPVVLLHMGNVVGSPLSYQTGTCKTYGFNFRTLRRLVYLKISEAYHQPLTSFQIRQKMKELEVYNFKQLIKDHNYDTGMALEKAHQMVLLGKDKTGLLAKNGSDLENLVVSTPDCTIKDISGKQIQLNGSQPGSIGRPLPGVAVKVVDIDGNELPENQSGIICYLAAFWDDVHWKATELWGSIDREGFVRLG; encoded by the coding sequence ATGAAAAAGGCACGGTTCAATTTGTTTATCACCCAGTTTTATGGAGTTTTCAACGATAACCTACTCAAGAGCCTCATCTGTTTTGTGGCTGTTTATTGGCTTAGTCCCGAAAACAGGAGCATGGTTATTCCTTGCGCATCCGCATTGCTGGTACTTCCTTTTATTCTGTTTTCACCACTTGCCGGGGCATTGGCACAGCGATATCCTAAACAGCAGATCTTACAATTATGTAAACTAGCCGAATTGCCCATTATGGCCATTGCCATTACTGGGTTCTATTTTCAAAGTTTGGCAGTTGTGATGTTTGCCTTGCTGCTTATGGCTTTACAAAGCGCAATATACTCGCCGTCCAAGTATGGGCTTATCAAAGAAATATCACAGGAGGAAGGGCTTTCGGAAACTGTAGGTATTATGGAAATGCTCTCTTTTGCAGCAGTATTGCTAGGCACCACACTGGCAGGTTTTATAGCCGATGCCAGAGAAATTCAAACCTTACTGCTAGCTACAGCACTGGCAGTACCTGCAATCATGGGCTATGTTTCCAGCACCAGGATCACCCGCTCGGAGGCGGCCAATAAAAAAGACACTTCTATAAGCCTTAACCCCTATACCTTTACCAAGTCTGCCTGGAAACAAGCAAAGAGTTTTAAAGGGGTTAATTCCAGCCTTGTCGGCTTGGGTATATTCTGGCTGGTAGCGTCCATTGTACAGATGAACCTGCTGGTACATTGTCCTGAGCGCTTAGGTTTTACCCCCACCCAGACAGGGTTCGTAACCGCGGCACTTGCCATAGGTATTGGGTTAGGATGCTTTGCTGCCGGAAGAGTTACCAAATCACGTCTTGAAATTGGAATTGTTCCTTTTGCCGGCATTGGCTTAAGTTTGGCTACCATGGCCCTTTCGTTTAACCTTTCGCCAACCTTTTTTATAGTGGTACTAATTATTGCCGCCTTTTTGGGGGGACTGTTTAAAGTGCCTCTAGATGCCTGGGTGCAGGAAAGAAGTTCTAAAGAAAAGCTCGGACAGATACTGGCGCTCAGCAACATGGTTGTTTTTATATTTTTCCTGCTTTCTGCAGCTCTCTTTGCCTTGGCACAGCCGATAATAGGCTCCAAAGGAATCTTCTTGTTAACGGGCGGAATAATGTCAGTTACTAGCTTAGTTTGTTTTATTAAATTACCTGCAGCTGTGGTAAGGTTCATACTATGGACCCTGGCGCATACTATTTATAAGTTAAGAATTTCAGGCATGGAAAACATTAGCAAAACACAGGGAGCCATACTGGTTTGTAACCATGTTAGCCTACTGGATTCATTGCTGGTGGTGGCCGCAGTGCCTCGTAATACCAGATTTGTCATGCACGAGAAAGTGTATCACAATCCATGGCTGCACTGGTTTTTCAAAAGTGTTAATATGATACCTGTGGGCGATAATAAGAGCAAGGAAGACCTTTGGAACTTTACCATGAAATGTAAGCAGGAACTCGATAACCAGCACATGGTATGTCTGTTTACCGAAGGCCAAATCAGCCGAAACGGGCATTTACTGGAATTCAAAAAGGGTATAGAATACCTGATAAAAGCTTCTAAAGCCCCAGTTGTGCTGCTGCACATGGGCAATGTGGTAGGGTCGCCGCTTTCTTACCAGACAGGTACTTGTAAAACTTATGGGTTTAATTTTAGAACTTTAAGAAGACTTGTGTATCTTAAAATTAGTGAAGCTTATCATCAACCCTTAACTTCTTTTCAGATTCGGCAGAAAATGAAAGAGCTGGAAGTATACAATTTTAAGCAATTGATAAAAGATCATAATTATGATACTGGCATGGCACTAGAGAAAGCCCATCAAATGGTGTTGTTGGGCAAGGACAAAACAGGGCTGCTTGCAAAAAACGGTAGCGATTTGGAAAACCTGGTCGTCAGTACCCCAGACTGCACCATCAAAGATATCTCTGGCAAGCAGATTCAGCTTAATGGCTCCCAGCCGGGCAGTATAGGCAGACCTTTACCTGGGGTAGCCGTCAAAGTGGTAGACATAGACGGCAACGAACTTCCCGAAAACCAAAGCGGTATTATTTGCTACCTTGCTGCCTTCTGGGACGATGTTCACTGGAAGGCCACCGAATTGTGGGGAAGTATAGATAGGGAAGGGTTTGTGAGGTTAGGGTGA